Proteins from a genomic interval of Thermodesulfobacteriota bacterium:
- the mgtE gene encoding magnesium transporter — translation MKDSRIEEVKALLHGGDVAGAGRLLAVLHPSDTARVLEGIEQQRALEIFRSFAPEFASEVLLELDERLRKAVLSSIPETTLVEVVEEMETDDAADVISGLPSAEARKVLDGIDWKESIHVQKLLKYPDDTAGGKMQAELVSVVEDATVEETIEEVRRKSDEVENISSVFVVDGEGRLVGAVPLTKLIFASAGDAVRSVADTGPVKVSTDVDQEEVARMFQRYDLLSMPVVDGENRLVGRITIDDVVDVIEEEIFEDFYRMASLNTGERALDPPGRSFGMRSPWLLLNLGTAFIAASVVKLFEGTIESMVMLAVLMPVVAGLGGNAATQTITVVVRGFALGEIGMANARKLLIKEVMVGLGNGLLVGAVAALFACLIGASFMVGVLLFLAMTASLVVAGFSGAVIPLILKWLNADPALSASVFVTACTDVGGFFTLLGLAALFMKAGWL, via the coding sequence ATGAAAGACAGCCGCATAGAGGAGGTCAAGGCCCTCCTTCATGGTGGGGACGTGGCCGGGGCCGGAAGGTTACTGGCAGTACTCCACCCCTCGGACACCGCGCGGGTGCTCGAGGGTATAGAGCAGCAGCGGGCGCTCGAGATATTCCGCTCCTTCGCGCCGGAGTTCGCCTCGGAGGTGCTGCTCGAACTCGACGAGAGGCTCCGCAAGGCCGTGCTATCCTCCATACCGGAGACCACGCTCGTCGAGGTCGTCGAGGAGATGGAGACCGACGACGCGGCCGACGTCATCTCCGGGCTGCCCTCGGCCGAGGCCAGGAAGGTCCTCGACGGCATCGACTGGAAAGAGTCGATACACGTCCAGAAACTCCTTAAGTACCCCGACGATACGGCCGGGGGGAAGATGCAGGCCGAGCTGGTCTCGGTCGTAGAGGACGCGACCGTGGAGGAGACCATCGAGGAGGTAAGGAGGAAGAGCGATGAGGTCGAGAACATCTCGAGCGTCTTCGTGGTAGACGGGGAGGGGAGGCTCGTTGGCGCGGTGCCGCTTACAAAGCTCATATTCGCAAGTGCCGGCGACGCGGTCAGGAGTGTTGCGGACACCGGTCCCGTAAAGGTCTCGACCGATGTGGACCAGGAAGAGGTGGCGAGGATGTTCCAGCGCTACGACCTCCTGAGCATGCCCGTTGTGGACGGGGAGAACCGGCTGGTGGGCCGGATAACCATAGACGACGTGGTGGACGTTATAGAGGAGGAGATATTCGAGGACTTTTACCGTATGGCGAGCCTTAATACGGGCGAGCGCGCCCTCGACCCCCCGGGGAGGTCCTTTGGGATGCGCTCGCCGTGGCTGCTCCTTAACCTCGGCACGGCCTTTATAGCGGCAAGTGTCGTAAAGCTCTTCGAGGGCACCATTGAGAGCATGGTGATGCTGGCGGTCCTTATGCCCGTGGTGGCGGGGCTCGGGGGGAACGCGGCCACACAGACCATAACGGTAGTGGTAAGGGGCTTTGCGCTCGGCGAGATAGGCATGGCCAATGCCAGGAAGCTCCTTATAAAAGAGGTGATGGTGGGGCTCGGGAACGGGCTGCTGGTGGGGGCCGTTGCCGCGCTCTTCGCTTGCCTCATAGGCGCGAGCTTCATGGTAGGGGTGCTTCTTTTCCTGGCTATGACCGCGAGCCTCGTCGTGGCGGGCTTTAGCGGCGCGGTTATACCGCTCATCCTGAAGTGGCTCAACGCCGACCCGGCACTCTCGGCGAGCGTCTTTGTCACGGCCTGTACGGACGTGGGGGGGTTCTTCACCTTGCTGGGGCTCGCCGCACTCTTCATGAAGGCGGGGTGGTTGTGA
- the recO gene encoding DNA repair protein RecO, which produces MKRRGSFKTEAVVLNSIDYGESDRILTFYTPGDGKMSGIAKGARRSRRRFVGNLEPPSHISLMYYHKPGAGMVRVEAASLVDGFSGLKADIEGLARASYLLELVSEMTGEGQANPALFELLVGFLRVMDGWDGRAERDGRGAGGESLLRFFEIKLLSILGYMPHLEGCVVCRGGTDGPGRTVFSSEKGGMVCGGCARGLTETVPLSAGTARFLAMAARLDMDKLTRLVPDPALLREGERVLTRFIRHQTGKELKTVKFMEKLRAAAL; this is translated from the coding sequence GTGAAGAGACGGGGTTCGTTCAAGACGGAGGCGGTCGTGCTCAACTCCATCGACTACGGCGAGTCCGACAGGATACTTACCTTTTACACGCCCGGCGACGGCAAGATGAGCGGCATAGCCAAGGGGGCGCGCAGGAGCAGGCGGAGGTTCGTCGGCAACCTCGAGCCGCCCTCCCATATCTCTCTCATGTACTACCACAAGCCCGGGGCCGGGATGGTGAGGGTCGAGGCCGCCTCGCTCGTCGACGGCTTTAGCGGCCTCAAGGCGGATATCGAGGGGCTTGCCCGCGCGAGCTACCTCCTTGAGCTCGTGAGCGAGATGACAGGGGAGGGTCAGGCCAACCCGGCGCTCTTCGAGTTGCTGGTCGGCTTTCTGCGGGTCATGGATGGGTGGGATGGACGGGCCGAACGGGATGGACGGGGCGCGGGAGGGGAGTCCCTTCTGAGGTTCTTCGAGATAAAGCTCCTGAGCATACTCGGCTACATGCCCCATCTCGAGGGGTGCGTGGTCTGCAGGGGAGGGACCGACGGCCCGGGCAGGACCGTATTCAGCTCCGAAAAGGGGGGTATGGTCTGCGGCGGCTGTGCGCGCGGGCTCACCGAGACCGTACCGCTGTCGGCCGGTACGGCCAGGTTCCTCGCCATGGCCGCCAGGCTCGATATGGATAAGCTCACAAGGCTTGTGCCCGACCCCGCACTGCTCCGGGAAGGGGAGAGGGTGCTCACCCGCTTCATACGCCACCAGACGGGCAAGGAGCTTAAGACCGTAAAGTTCATGGAAAAACTCAGGGCCGCCGCACTGTAG
- the glyQ gene encoding glycine--tRNA ligase subunit alpha, whose protein sequence is MLFQDVIMGLQKFWAERGCIIHQPYDIEKGAGTFHPATFLRVLGPEPWRAAYVEPSRRPTDGRYGENPNRLQHYYQFQVILKPSPDDIQELYLESLRYLGIDPLEHDIRFVEDDWESPTLGAWGLGWEVWLDGMEITQFTYFQQAGGIDLKPVSGELTYGIERIAMYLQGVDSIYDLEWTPGVSYGDVHHRGEVEYSRYNFEEADTGMLMKLFDMYEAECKRLLGKGLVFPAYDMCLKCSHTFNLLDARGAISVAERTRFIGRVRALARGSAEGYLGVREEMGFPLLKEEKNGKKGEKKKKAG, encoded by the coding sequence ATGCTCTTTCAGGACGTGATAATGGGGCTTCAAAAGTTCTGGGCCGAGAGGGGCTGTATAATACACCAGCCCTACGACATCGAAAAAGGGGCCGGTACGTTCCACCCGGCGACGTTTCTGAGGGTGCTCGGGCCCGAGCCATGGCGGGCCGCCTATGTGGAGCCCTCCCGCCGTCCCACGGACGGCAGGTACGGCGAGAACCCCAACCGCCTGCAGCACTACTACCAGTTCCAGGTGATACTGAAACCGTCGCCCGACGACATTCAGGAGCTATACCTGGAGAGCTTGAGGTATCTCGGCATAGACCCGCTCGAGCACGACATACGGTTCGTCGAGGACGACTGGGAGTCGCCGACGCTCGGGGCCTGGGGGCTCGGCTGGGAGGTATGGCTCGACGGAATGGAGATAACGCAGTTCACCTACTTCCAGCAGGCCGGGGGCATAGACCTGAAACCCGTCTCCGGGGAGCTTACTTACGGGATCGAGCGGATCGCAATGTACCTGCAGGGGGTGGACAGCATCTACGACCTCGAATGGACTCCAGGGGTGAGCTACGGGGACGTGCATCACCGGGGCGAGGTCGAGTACTCGAGGTACAACTTCGAGGAAGCCGATACGGGGATGCTCATGAAGCTTTTCGACATGTACGAGGCCGAGTGCAAGAGGCTCTTGGGTAAGGGGCTTGTCTTCCCCGCCTACGACATGTGTCTTAAGTGCTCGCATACCTTTAACCTGCTCGACGCCCGGGGCGCGATAAGCGTGGCCGAGAGGACGAGGTTCATCGGCAGGGTCAGGGCGCTCGCCAGGGGCTCGGCCGAGGGGTACCTCGGTGTGCGCGAAGAGATGGGCTTTCCGCTGCTGAAAGAAGAGAAGAATGGAAAAAAAGGGGAAAAAAAGAAAAAGGCGGGTTGA
- a CDS encoding PilZ domain-containing protein — protein MRAKRNRKRVMLLYKVRFGIGTEPEHSSIITTFSDRGAQIKTNTVYEKGTLLHLTIEKDFWKYEAEAVVVWSKKVTPEVAPYVNHGMGVQFTSLDEGLAHLYDRKIKALGGGTETIL, from the coding sequence ATGAGAGCCAAGAGAAATAGAAAGAGGGTCATGCTTCTGTATAAGGTGCGGTTCGGTATTGGCACCGAGCCGGAGCATAGCTCCATTATTACCACCTTTTCCGACAGGGGCGCGCAGATCAAGACCAACACGGTCTATGAAAAGGGCACGTTGCTTCACCTTACCATAGAGAAAGATTTCTGGAAGTACGAGGCCGAAGCTGTCGTGGTCTGGTCGAAGAAGGTGACGCCCGAGGTCGCGCCTTACGTAAACCACGGCATGGGAGTGCAGTTCACGAGCCTGGACGAGGGGCTCGCCCACCTTTACGACAGGAAGATAAAGGCCCTCGGCGGAGGGACGGAGACCATCCTTTAG